One part of the Thiothrix nivea DSM 5205 genome encodes these proteins:
- a CDS encoding efflux RND transporter permease subunit, translated as MDESQQAEHPQHHNLGVAGAMARAFITSPLSLLLLLAFFAVGLLGLQMTPRQEDPQISVPMVDIFVRYPGASAQEVENLISRPLESIMSEMTGVDHVYSYSAREQSMVTVQFIVGQQLEPSLVKLYDKLESNRDRIPIGVDQPLVKPKGADDVPLVTLTLWSNQVDDANLRLVGLDVLQSLREVVNTSQSFIVDGRRDELKVEILPERLATFGVSLGQVANTIRMANSERNTGTVEPDQRVFKIYSGAFLNSAEDVKRLIVSVVNGQPVYVRDVASVTESPSEASNAVAYYTGAITEDTPEGAEQADNAAAVTLALAKKHGTNGVDVANAILAKLDMLKGRVIPDNVHVEITRNYGESAKEKVNELIFKLFVATGIVTILVWFFLGFRAAGVVLIVIPAVITTTVFAAWILGMTIDRVSLFALIFSIGILVDDAIVVVENIYRRWLLVEDTDISTAVDAVREVGNPTILATATVIAALLPMGFVSGMMGPYMRPIPVLGSVAMVISLFAAFAFTPWLTNRFKPSLNSLRESAAKEHKQAARLEKLFRGMIVPLATNRKKGMIFLASIVVVFFLFMALFYPLKAVRVKMLPLDNKPEFNVVLNMPEGTALPVTANLVHSMATALKGIPEVTALQTYVGTASPYNFNGLVRHYYLRNQPWQADIQVQLTSKHERKRTSHQIAVEARALLQPLLKATAGQLQVVEMPPGPPVLQSVVAEIYGPDAATRRKVATDMMAFFRQAENLDDVDSLMTAEHDILRFMVDSDKAQRNGITAEDVNRTLEMAMGGFILGDIKKNALIDPTKIIMQVPLNARSQIYRLSQLPVANRMGQSVPLHELGTFVFDKQDKPIYRKDLRPVEFVTAETVGRLAAPVYGQSQVEDLLRNANDGQGYVTPDGTQLADAAYWLKTPQGVEGKSAFEWGGEWTVTWETFRDMGIAFAAALVLIYMLIVAQFGNFILPAIIMAPIPLTLIGIVPGHWLMDAEFTATSMIGFIALAGIIVRNSILLVDFAREAVVNGESVMEAVIHSCEARTRPIIITALALFGGSMVILSDPIFQGMAVSLIFGGAVATLLTLLIIPLGCVSAGKAL; from the coding sequence ATGGACGAATCCCAACAAGCTGAGCACCCGCAACACCATAACCTGGGCGTGGCGGGTGCGATGGCGCGTGCATTCATTACCTCACCACTTTCCCTATTGCTGTTGCTGGCATTTTTTGCGGTAGGCTTGCTCGGGCTGCAAATGACCCCACGTCAGGAAGACCCGCAGATTTCGGTGCCGATGGTGGATATTTTTGTCCGCTACCCTGGCGCATCGGCACAGGAAGTCGAAAACCTGATTTCCCGCCCGCTGGAAAGCATCATGTCGGAAATGACCGGCGTGGATCATGTGTATTCCTATTCCGCCCGCGAACAGTCGATGGTCACGGTGCAATTCATTGTCGGCCAGCAACTGGAGCCATCCCTGGTCAAACTCTATGACAAGCTGGAGTCGAACAGGGACCGCATTCCGATAGGTGTCGACCAGCCGCTGGTCAAGCCCAAGGGCGCGGATGATGTTCCGCTGGTAACCCTGACCTTGTGGTCGAACCAGGTTGATGACGCCAACCTGCGTCTGGTCGGTCTGGACGTGTTGCAAAGCCTGCGGGAAGTGGTCAATACCAGCCAGAGTTTCATTGTGGATGGGCGTCGGGATGAACTCAAGGTGGAAATCCTGCCGGAACGTCTGGCGACCTTCGGGGTGTCGCTGGGGCAGGTTGCCAACACCATCCGAATGGCCAATTCCGAACGCAATACCGGCACGGTCGAGCCTGACCAGCGGGTATTCAAAATCTACAGCGGCGCATTCCTGAATTCCGCTGAAGACGTGAAACGCCTGATTGTGTCGGTCGTCAATGGCCAGCCGGTTTATGTGCGTGATGTCGCCAGTGTTACAGAAAGCCCAAGTGAAGCCTCCAATGCCGTCGCTTACTACACTGGCGCGATCACTGAGGATACCCCCGAAGGTGCGGAACAAGCGGATAACGCTGCCGCAGTCACGCTAGCGCTGGCAAAAAAACACGGTACCAACGGCGTGGATGTGGCGAATGCCATACTGGCCAAGCTGGATATGCTGAAAGGCCGCGTCATCCCCGATAATGTGCATGTCGAAATCACCCGTAACTACGGCGAGAGTGCCAAGGAAAAGGTCAACGAACTGATTTTCAAACTGTTCGTAGCGACCGGTATTGTAACCATATTGGTATGGTTTTTCCTGGGTTTCCGGGCGGCGGGCGTGGTGTTGATCGTGATTCCGGCAGTTATTACCACCACGGTGTTTGCGGCCTGGATACTCGGCATGACCATTGACCGGGTGAGCTTGTTTGCGCTGATTTTCTCCATTGGTATCTTGGTGGATGACGCCATCGTGGTGGTGGAAAACATTTACCGACGCTGGCTGCTGGTTGAGGATACCGATATTTCAACAGCGGTAGATGCAGTACGTGAGGTCGGCAACCCGACTATCCTGGCGACGGCGACGGTGATTGCCGCCTTGCTGCCGATGGGGTTTGTCAGCGGAATGATGGGGCCTTACATGCGGCCTATCCCGGTACTCGGTTCGGTGGCAATGGTGATTTCGTTGTTTGCCGCGTTTGCTTTTACCCCGTGGCTGACCAACCGTTTCAAGCCATCCCTAAACAGTTTGCGGGAATCGGCAGCCAAAGAACACAAGCAGGCTGCCAGATTGGAAAAGCTGTTCCGTGGCATGATCGTGCCGCTGGCGACCAACCGCAAGAAGGGCATGATCTTCCTGGCCAGTATTGTGGTGGTTTTCTTCCTGTTCATGGCGCTGTTTTACCCGCTCAAAGCGGTGCGGGTGAAAATGCTGCCGCTGGATAACAAGCCTGAATTCAACGTGGTGCTGAACATGCCGGAAGGTACAGCCCTGCCGGTGACGGCCAATCTCGTGCACAGCATGGCGACCGCCCTGAAAGGCATTCCGGAAGTGACCGCGCTGCAAACCTATGTTGGCACTGCTTCACCCTATAACTTCAATGGCTTGGTACGGCATTACTACCTGCGCAACCAACCCTGGCAGGCTGACATCCAGGTACAACTGACCAGCAAGCATGAGCGCAAACGCACCAGCCACCAGATTGCCGTGGAAGCCCGCGCCTTGTTACAACCATTACTGAAAGCTACGGCTGGCCAGTTGCAAGTGGTCGAAATGCCGCCTGGCCCACCGGTGCTGCAATCGGTGGTGGCCGAAATCTACGGGCCGGATGCGGCAACCCGCCGCAAGGTCGCGACTGACATGATGGCTTTCTTCAGACAAGCCGAGAATCTGGATGATGTCGACAGCCTAATGACCGCAGAGCATGACATCCTGCGTTTCATGGTCGACTCCGATAAAGCGCAACGCAATGGCATCACGGCGGAAGACGTGAACCGCACACTGGAAATGGCGATGGGTGGCTTCATTTTGGGTGACATCAAGAAAAATGCCCTGATTGACCCGACCAAAATCATCATGCAAGTGCCGCTGAATGCGCGTTCGCAGATTTACCGCCTGTCCCAATTGCCGGTTGCCAACCGGATGGGTCAATCCGTGCCCCTGCATGAGCTGGGAACCTTCGTATTCGACAAGCAAGACAAACCAATTTACCGCAAGGATCTACGCCCGGTTGAATTCGTGACGGCGGAAACGGTTGGCCGACTGGCTGCCCCGGTCTATGGGCAAAGCCAGGTGGAAGATTTGCTAAGAAACGCCAACGACGGCCAGGGGTATGTAACGCCTGACGGGACGCAACTGGCTGACGCAGCCTATTGGCTGAAAACGCCACAAGGCGTTGAGGGCAAGTCTGCCTTTGAATGGGGCGGCGAATGGACAGTGACCTGGGAAACCTTCCGCGACATGGGGATTGCCTTCGCCGCCGCGCTGGTGCTGATTTACATGCTGATTGTGGCGCAGTTCGGTAACTTCATCCTGCCTGCCATCATCATGGCTCCGATTCCGTTGACCCTGATCGGCATTGTACCGGGGCATTGGCTGATGGATGCGGAATTCACCGCAACCTCCATGATTGGTTTCATCGCGCTGGCAGGGATCATTGTGCGCAACTCCATCCTGCTGGTGGATTTTGCCCGTGAAGCCGTGGTCAATGGCGAAAGCGTGATGGAGGCGGTGATCCATTCCTGCGAAGCACGTACCCGCCCGATCATCATCACGGCACTAGCATTGTTTGGTGGCTCGATGGTGATCCTTTCCGACCCGATCTTTCAGGGAATGGCGGTCTCGCTGATTTTTGGCGGGGCTGTGGCTACTTTGCTGACCTTGCTGATTATCCCCCTCGGGTGCGTCAGCGCTGGGAAGGCATTATGA
- a CDS encoding efflux RND transporter periplasmic adaptor subunit has protein sequence MGNKNILRRGFTAALLAGLVSSWAAQAAEIIPVGTTGSSSNAVLGSTVIPYKEVTLSAQIPGVVKYVAGAVGTSLPQGGVVFQVDDSQLRAKRSAVVAQISQAQAGVTNAQSQYYRELASPRSKDVGAMPGFAMPSMFDQLAVRPFAKSFMGNYDSDAIRQADLSNATANVSQAQSQLQQANAQLQEIDASLRDASAYAPFEGIIMEKMVEVGDTVQPGQPLVKFGYVKYKRLQADVPAGLVGSLKQDMLVPARIDGSTHTSVRVSEIYPVADASRHTVTVKFDIPMEISTAPGMYAEIYLPESKRGDSQVITVPNSALLKGSSLPAVLVVKADNTSELRMVRLGSSQGDDRVEIVSGLTAGERIIDSPPVGVSSGWMPPESRSAATPDATNSGDNNASHK, from the coding sequence GTGGGTAACAAAAATATCCTGAGGCGGGGCTTCACTGCTGCCCTGCTCGCGGGTCTTGTTTCATCGTGGGCGGCGCAAGCTGCTGAAATCATTCCGGTGGGAACCACGGGTTCCTCATCCAATGCCGTTTTGGGCAGCACGGTAATCCCTTACAAGGAAGTCACCTTGTCTGCCCAGATTCCGGGCGTTGTCAAATACGTGGCAGGTGCGGTTGGTACCAGCTTGCCGCAAGGTGGTGTCGTTTTTCAGGTTGACGATTCCCAATTACGTGCCAAACGCAGTGCCGTGGTTGCCCAGATCAGTCAGGCGCAGGCCGGGGTAACCAATGCGCAGAGCCAGTATTACCGTGAACTGGCTTCGCCCCGCAGCAAGGATGTTGGCGCGATGCCGGGTTTTGCCATGCCTTCCATGTTTGACCAACTGGCGGTGCGTCCGTTCGCCAAATCGTTCATGGGCAACTACGACTCAGACGCGATCCGGCAGGCGGATTTATCCAATGCAACCGCCAATGTTTCCCAGGCACAAAGCCAGCTCCAGCAGGCCAATGCCCAGTTGCAGGAAATTGATGCATCCCTGCGTGATGCCAGCGCTTACGCGCCCTTTGAAGGCATCATCATGGAAAAAATGGTGGAAGTGGGTGATACCGTGCAACCGGGCCAGCCACTGGTGAAATTCGGGTACGTCAAATACAAGCGCTTGCAGGCGGATGTGCCTGCCGGTCTGGTCGGTAGCCTTAAGCAGGATATGCTGGTACCGGCGCGTATCGACGGCAGCACCCATACTTCAGTACGGGTATCGGAAATTTACCCCGTTGCAGACGCCAGCCGCCATACCGTCACCGTGAAATTCGACATCCCCATGGAAATCAGTACTGCGCCGGGTATGTATGCAGAAATCTATTTGCCGGAATCGAAACGCGGTGATTCACAGGTCATTACCGTTCCAAACAGTGCATTGCTGAAAGGGAGCAGCTTGCCCGCCGTATTGGTGGTCAAGGCGGATAACACCTCCGAACTGCGCATGGTACGCCTGGGTTCATCGCAAGGGGATGACCGGGTTGAAATCGTTTCCGGCCTGACCGCAGGTGAGCGCATTATTGATAGCCCGCCGGTAGGGGTGTCTTCCGGCTGGATGCCGCCGGAATCCAGATCCGCAGCAACGCCTGATGCAACAAACAGCGGCGACAATAACGCCAGCCATAAATAA
- a CDS encoding NAD(P)/FAD-dependent oxidoreductase, translating into MAHVVVLGAGTGGMPAAYELREILGKGHDITVINERDYFQFIPSNPWIAVGWRTRADIIFPIEKYLGKKKIKFIASRCNKIDAEASSLHLDNGDVVSYDYLIIATGPKLFFDEVEGAGPHGGHTQSVCDVTHAEKAYEAYQKLLEKGSGHIVVGAMPAASCFGPAYEFAFILDADMRKRKVRDKFKMTYVTSEPYIGHLGLGGVGDSKGMLESELRNHHINWLTNAKTHKVEEGKMYVTEMTAKGEVEKEHEIAFDFAMMLPAFKGVDAVAAVEGLCNPRGFVIVDELHRSPKYKNIYSAGVCIAIPPLEPTPVATGMPKTGYMIESMVTSAVHNIADELAGKEPHTTGTWSTICLADFGDTGAAFVAIPQIPPRNMVWAKKGKWVHMAKIAFEKYFIRKMKKGSSEPFYEKSIMKMLGITRI; encoded by the coding sequence ATGGCCCACGTTGTCGTTCTTGGTGCTGGTACAGGCGGGATGCCTGCTGCTTATGAGTTACGGGAAATCCTTGGTAAAGGGCATGACATCACTGTCATCAATGAACGGGATTATTTCCAGTTCATCCCTTCCAACCCCTGGATTGCTGTTGGTTGGCGTACCCGCGCTGACATTATTTTTCCGATTGAGAAATACCTGGGCAAGAAAAAAATCAAGTTCATCGCCAGCCGTTGCAACAAGATTGACGCCGAGGCTAGTAGCTTGCATCTGGATAACGGCGATGTTGTCAGCTACGACTACCTGATTATCGCCACTGGGCCAAAACTGTTCTTTGACGAAGTGGAAGGCGCCGGCCCGCACGGTGGCCATACCCAGTCGGTTTGTGATGTCACCCATGCAGAAAAGGCTTACGAGGCGTATCAGAAGCTGCTGGAAAAAGGCAGTGGCCACATTGTCGTGGGCGCAATGCCTGCCGCCAGCTGTTTCGGCCCAGCTTACGAATTCGCCTTTATTCTGGACGCTGACATGCGCAAGCGTAAGGTGCGTGACAAGTTCAAGATGACTTACGTGACTTCCGAACCTTATATCGGCCACCTAGGTTTGGGTGGTGTGGGCGACTCCAAAGGGATGCTGGAATCCGAGTTACGTAACCACCATATCAACTGGCTGACCAACGCCAAGACCCACAAGGTCGAAGAAGGCAAAATGTACGTCACCGAAATGACTGCCAAAGGTGAAGTCGAAAAGGAACACGAAATCGCCTTTGATTTCGCCATGATGCTGCCAGCGTTCAAGGGCGTGGACGCAGTTGCCGCAGTGGAAGGTCTGTGTAACCCGCGCGGTTTTGTCATTGTGGATGAGCTGCACCGCAGCCCCAAATACAAAAATATCTATTCTGCCGGCGTCTGTATTGCCATCCCACCGCTGGAACCCACCCCGGTGGCAACCGGTATGCCGAAAACTGGCTACATGATCGAGTCGATGGTCACATCCGCCGTGCATAATATTGCCGATGAGCTGGCAGGTAAAGAACCGCACACGACTGGCACCTGGAGCACGATCTGTCTGGCTGATTTTGGCGATACCGGCGCTGCTTTCGTGGCTATCCCGCAAATCCCGCCGCGCAACATGGTCTGGGCGAAGAAAGGCAAATGGGTGCACATGGCCAAAATTGCTTTCGAGAAATATTTCATCCGTAAGATGAAAAAAGGCAGTTCCGAGCCGTTCTATGAAAAGTCCATCATGAAAATGCTGGGTATTACCCGTATCTAA
- a CDS encoding LysR family transcriptional regulator, translated as MNFQVLRYVVAATNVRHFGQAAEMCNVTQPSLSEQIIKFEEYLGVALFVRTRTGVIPTKVGLQVSILAQEALEIEKRIKALSPRLGGGG; from the coding sequence ATGAACTTTCAGGTTTTGAGATATGTTGTAGCAGCTACAAATGTAAGACATTTTGGACAAGCGGCAGAGATGTGTAATGTGACACAACCCAGCTTGTCCGAACAAATCATAAAATTTGAAGAATATTTAGGGGTGGCGCTGTTTGTACGTACCAGAACAGGTGTTATTCCAACCAAAGTTGGCTTGCAGGTATCAATACTCGCACAAGAAGCGCTCGAAATTGAAAAAAGAATCAAGGCACTAAGCCCCCGACTAGGGGGTGGGGGTTAA
- a CDS encoding cation:proton antiporter, with protein sequence MEQALHLQPILTLLIIGILAVVVMRPLHMSPIVGYLLAGMLIGEHGFGWIEESETTHLLAELGVVFLLFDIGLHFSIAHIWDARRDILGLGPLQIVLTTLLLAILAVLFASISLDVAIVAGATLALSSTAVAAQILADNQQSSCPVSVSATAVLIFQDICAIFLLILANSLGGNEAALTSTIGLAALKAVAAFGAAIMLGRFLISPLFQWIASYKDDEVFTATALFIVLATAAATGLLELSLTLGAFLAGMIISETRYRHIIQTEVKPFRGLLLGFFFITVGMTLNLDVLFDRWGEILLVTLALVGLKAMLIYVAARLLGTPARSALQMGILLSQGSEFAFVIFAIPAVNQALGTEYAAILIISVAASMALTPILVLLGRKLARKWADEDWNNSRTQTDNQPSDTPVIIVGMAEVGRRVANALDAHDLPYRSIEVNHDCFMDACTNGYNVGFGDATDLRLMHTIKMSHAQTIVITFSNYEISSQLTPLVLEKHPDLNLMVAVKDEAARKRFNALGMQAVIQRSFPRGLDMAVAVLARHDVDAKKIYSWMQRQQSNELADMFSPSALGSIAGK encoded by the coding sequence ATGGAACAGGCACTGCATCTACAACCCATTCTGACCCTGTTGATCATTGGTATTCTGGCCGTGGTGGTAATGCGCCCCCTGCACATGAGTCCGATTGTTGGCTACTTGTTGGCGGGCATGTTGATCGGTGAACACGGCTTCGGCTGGATTGAGGAGAGTGAAACCACCCATCTGCTGGCCGAGCTTGGGGTTGTATTCCTGTTGTTTGACATAGGCTTGCACTTTTCGATTGCCCATATCTGGGATGCGCGGCGGGACATCCTTGGGCTGGGGCCGTTACAAATTGTCCTGACGACGCTGTTGCTGGCAATACTGGCGGTATTGTTTGCGAGTATAAGTCTGGATGTGGCTATCGTGGCAGGCGCAACGCTGGCGCTCTCTTCGACAGCAGTAGCTGCGCAGATTTTGGCGGATAACCAGCAAAGCAGTTGCCCTGTGTCGGTTTCCGCTACTGCCGTACTGATTTTTCAGGATATCTGCGCGATTTTCCTGCTGATTCTGGCCAACTCATTGGGGGGCAATGAAGCTGCGCTAACCAGTACCATCGGTCTTGCTGCGTTGAAAGCGGTTGCTGCCTTTGGAGCTGCAATCATGCTTGGGCGCTTCCTGATTAGCCCGTTATTCCAGTGGATTGCCAGTTACAAGGATGATGAAGTTTTCACGGCTACTGCACTGTTTATTGTTCTGGCGACTGCTGCGGCTACCGGCTTGCTTGAACTTTCCCTGACATTGGGCGCATTTCTGGCTGGCATGATCATTTCGGAAACCCGTTACCGCCACATCATCCAGACTGAGGTGAAGCCGTTCCGGGGTTTGTTGCTGGGGTTCTTTTTCATCACTGTGGGGATGACATTGAACCTTGATGTACTGTTTGATCGCTGGGGAGAAATCCTGCTGGTCACGCTGGCGCTGGTCGGGCTTAAAGCAATGCTGATTTATGTGGCGGCACGCTTGCTTGGCACACCAGCACGCAGTGCCTTGCAAATGGGGATTCTGCTTTCGCAGGGCAGTGAATTTGCTTTCGTCATTTTTGCCATACCGGCTGTGAATCAGGCATTGGGAACGGAATATGCAGCTATACTGATTATCAGTGTCGCCGCGAGTATGGCACTTACGCCAATTCTGGTGCTGCTGGGTAGAAAACTTGCCCGCAAGTGGGCTGACGAAGACTGGAATAATAGCCGAACCCAAACGGACAATCAGCCTTCTGATACACCCGTGATTATTGTCGGCATGGCAGAGGTCGGGCGGCGGGTCGCCAATGCCCTGGATGCACATGACCTGCCCTACCGTTCGATTGAGGTTAACCATGATTGCTTCATGGACGCTTGCACGAATGGCTACAATGTCGGTTTCGGCGATGCCACCGATTTGCGCCTGATGCACACCATCAAGATGTCACATGCGCAAACCATTGTCATTACCTTTAGTAATTACGAAATTTCCAGCCAGTTGACACCTTTGGTGTTGGAAAAGCACCCTGACTTGAACCTCATGGTGGCAGTCAAGGATGAAGCAGCACGCAAGCGTTTCAATGCGTTAGGAATGCAAGCAGTGATACAACGGAGTTTCCCTCGTGGTTTGGACATGGCAGTAGCAGTCTTGGCCAGACATGATGTGGATGCAAAAAAAATCTACAGTTGGATGCAGCGTCAGCAAAGCAATGAGTTGGCAGATATGTTTTCGCCGTCAGCACTGGGATCCATTGCAGGAAAGTAG
- the cydX gene encoding cytochrome bd-I oxidase subunit CydX yields MWYFAWLLGVLLACAFGIINVMWLEFHGGLDSDD; encoded by the coding sequence ATGTGGTATTTTGCCTGGTTACTTGGCGTCCTGCTGGCCTGCGCCTTCGGCATCATCAATGTGATGTGGCTGGAGTTCCATGGCGGCTTGGATTCCGATGACTGA
- the cydB gene encoding cytochrome d ubiquinol oxidase subunit II produces the protein MIFDYETFKLIWWALVGVLFIGFALTDGFDMGVGALLRYVGKTDEERRVAINTIAPHWDGNQVWLILAAGAIFAAWPITFGASFSSFYWALVLTLFSLFFRPVGFDYRSKIANPVWRNTWDWGLVAAGVIPPLVIGVAFGNLLLGVPFEFDEFLRISSHGSLFALFHPFAVLAGLVSLLMFMMQGATYLMMRTDEAVYRRSRRAAQLTAMGVLVTFGLAGIWLWAGVDGYAITREPSHNALPNPVAKEVVPMAGAWLANYGKYPLAVMAPLAGFLGAFGVLLLAGKDRPVLSFLNSSLSVVGVIMTAGVSLFPFVMPSSLNPSHSLTIWDSASSHLTLAIMFWAAMIFVPIILFYTIWCYRQLWGKVTVKFIRDNDHAVY, from the coding sequence ATGATTTTTGATTATGAAACTTTCAAGCTCATCTGGTGGGCGCTGGTTGGGGTGTTGTTTATCGGTTTCGCCCTGACGGATGGCTTTGACATGGGCGTGGGTGCGTTGCTGCGCTATGTCGGCAAGACGGATGAGGAGCGCCGGGTGGCGATCAACACGATTGCGCCGCATTGGGACGGCAACCAGGTGTGGCTGATCCTGGCGGCGGGTGCAATCTTTGCGGCCTGGCCGATCACCTTCGGGGCATCGTTCTCCAGCTTCTACTGGGCGCTGGTGCTGACGCTGTTTTCGCTGTTCTTCCGCCCGGTCGGTTTTGATTACCGTTCCAAGATTGCCAACCCGGTTTGGCGCAATACCTGGGACTGGGGGCTGGTGGCTGCCGGGGTGATCCCGCCGCTGGTGATCGGGGTGGCGTTTGGCAACCTGTTGCTGGGGGTGCCGTTTGAGTTCGATGAGTTCCTGCGCATCTCCAGCCACGGCTCGCTGTTTGCGCTGTTCCACCCGTTTGCGGTGTTGGCGGGGCTGGTCAGCCTGCTGATGTTCATGATGCAGGGCGCGACCTACCTGATGATGCGCACCGATGAGGCGGTTTACCGGCGTTCCCGCAGGGCGGCGCAACTGACGGCCATGGGTGTGCTCGTCACCTTTGGCCTGGCCGGCATCTGGCTGTGGGCGGGGGTTGATGGCTATGCCATCACCCGGGAGCCTTCCCACAACGCGCTGCCCAACCCGGTGGCGAAGGAGGTTGTGCCAATGGCGGGTGCGTGGCTGGCGAACTATGGCAAGTACCCGCTGGCGGTCATGGCGCCACTGGCGGGTTTCCTGGGCGCATTCGGCGTGCTGCTGCTGGCAGGGAAAGACCGCCCGGTGCTGAGCTTCCTCAACAGTTCGCTGAGCGTGGTGGGCGTGATCATGACGGCGGGCGTCTCGCTGTTCCCGTTTGTGATGCCGTCCAGCCTCAACCCCAGCCATAGCCTGACCATCTGGGATTCCGCCTCCAGCCATCTGACGCTGGCGATCATGTTCTGGGCGGCCATGATCTTTGTGCCCATCATCCTGTTCTACACCATCTGGTGCTACAGGCAGCTGTGGGGCAAGGTCACGGTCAAGTTCATCCGCGACAATGACCACGCGGTTTATTGA
- a CDS encoding cytochrome ubiquinol oxidase subunit I, whose product MITDAVVELSRLQFAVTALYHFLFVPLTLGMTFMLAIMESVYVMTGKQVYKDMVKFWGKLFGINFALGVTTGLTMEFQFGTNWAYYAHYVGDVFGAPLAIEGLMAFFLESTFVGLFFFGWDRLGKVQHLGVTWLMAIGTNLSALWILIANGWMQNPVGAEFSYETMRMEMVDFAAVLLNPVAQVKFIHTVAAGYVTGAMFVLSISAWYILKGRDLGFARRSFAVAAGFGFASILSVILLGDESGYEAGDVQKMKLAAIEAEWHTEPAPAGFNLIAWPNQEKGENEFAVKIPYALGLIATRSLTGEVKGINDLVEENTQRIRNGILAYNLFTKMRAGVATEVDVESFNRLKDDLGYGLLLKRYTPNVVDATEGQVQMAAKDTVPAVAPLFWAFRLMVASGFAMLLVFALAFYFTAKKTACTKRWLLRVALFSLPLPWVAIESGWFVAEFGRQPWAIGEVLPTFLGTSTLTEWDLIGSIAGFVFFYTILLVVEMYLMVKFAKQGPSSLHTGRYHFEKNGGGHAGAVMADKLNGRV is encoded by the coding sequence ATGATAACTGATGCAGTCGTCGAGCTGTCGCGGCTCCAATTTGCCGTAACCGCGCTTTACCATTTCCTGTTTGTCCCGCTGACGCTGGGGATGACATTCATGCTGGCCATCATGGAGTCGGTGTATGTCATGACCGGCAAGCAGGTCTACAAGGACATGGTCAAATTCTGGGGCAAGCTGTTCGGCATCAACTTTGCCCTCGGCGTCACCACCGGCCTGACCATGGAGTTCCAGTTCGGGACGAACTGGGCCTACTATGCCCATTACGTCGGCGATGTGTTCGGTGCGCCCCTGGCCATTGAGGGGCTGATGGCGTTCTTCCTGGAGTCCACCTTTGTTGGCCTGTTCTTCTTCGGCTGGGACCGCCTGGGCAAGGTGCAGCATTTGGGCGTGACCTGGCTGATGGCGATTGGCACCAACCTGTCGGCGCTGTGGATACTGATTGCCAATGGCTGGATGCAGAACCCGGTCGGGGCGGAGTTCAGCTATGAGACCATGCGCATGGAGATGGTGGATTTTGCCGCCGTGCTGCTCAACCCGGTGGCGCAGGTGAAGTTCATCCATACGGTGGCTGCCGGTTATGTGACCGGGGCGATGTTCGTGCTCTCCATCAGCGCGTGGTACATCCTCAAAGGCCGTGACCTTGGGTTTGCGCGCCGTTCATTTGCGGTGGCTGCCGGTTTCGGTTTCGCCTCCATCCTCTCCGTGATCCTGCTCGGCGACGAAAGCGGTTATGAAGCCGGTGACGTACAAAAGATGAAACTGGCCGCCATTGAGGCGGAATGGCATACCGAGCCTGCGCCTGCCGGTTTCAACCTGATCGCCTGGCCGAACCAGGAAAAGGGTGAAAACGAGTTTGCGGTCAAAATCCCCTACGCCCTTGGCCTGATTGCCACCCGCTCCCTCACCGGGGAAGTCAAAGGCATCAACGACCTGGTGGAAGAAAACACCCAGCGCATCCGTAACGGTATCCTGGCCTATAACCTGTTCACCAAGATGCGGGCGGGTGTTGCCACGGAGGTGGATGTGGAAAGCTTCAACCGCCTGAAGGACGACCTGGGCTATGGCCTGCTGCTGAAGCGCTATACGCCCAATGTGGTGGATGCGACTGAGGGGCAGGTGCAGATGGCGGCGAAAGATACCGTGCCGGCGGTTGCACCGCTGTTCTGGGCGTTCCGCCTGATGGTGGCCTCCGGTTTCGCCATGCTGCTGGTGTTCGCCCTGGCGTTCTACTTCACCGCCAAGAAAACCGCCTGCACCAAACGCTGGTTGCTGCGGGTGGCGCTGTTCAGCCTGCCATTGCCGTGGGTTGCGATTGAGTCCGGTTGGTTTGTGGCCGAGTTTGGCCGCCAGCCGTGGGCGATTGGTGAGGTGCTGCCGACCTTCCTGGGCACGTCCACCCTGACGGAATGGGATTTGATCGGCAGTATCGCGGGCTTTGTGTTCTTCTACACCATCCTGCTGGTGGTTGAGATGTACCTGATGGTCAAGTTTGCCAAGCAAGGCCCCAGCAGCCTGCATACCGGGCGCTACCATTTCGAGAAGAACGGTGGTGGCCACGCAGGCGCTGTGATGGCTGACAAACTCAACGGCCGGGTGTAA